In Paenibacillus ihbetae, the following are encoded in one genomic region:
- a CDS encoding WXG100 family type VII secretion target: protein MGKILVPPERLMEISRQFAQAREIGVQICSHLTQQIQILESGWEGTTRQQFYQNFQLARQQMDHFTAAVGSVSTELHTIVNRFTEADSTQASLQARTAADPIDQTQDVLNNTLQVRDNLEKWGTLLYSSVGASLVLTKTVQFRVDPRNPSRAKIHNAPWVKGKGNNTFLKNLARGMNRQIVNPGFIMKGIKGFDRVASKFGLNFGLGFSQAKNFPQWTRQVIAGVEKGRYGIATKKIPGMIAKKLFPINATFNVIGEASGLVSKYREGKLNGEEVAVAASNVVVKTAVTYGGAVAGGAVGAMIGGPVGAAIGSYVGGTVGAFVGDGAAKVVEKGVRWISGLFK, encoded by the coding sequence ATGGGCAAAATATTAGTTCCTCCGGAAAGACTTATGGAAATATCCCGACAATTTGCACAGGCTCGGGAGATCGGAGTGCAAATTTGCAGCCACCTTACCCAGCAGATTCAAATCCTTGAAAGTGGATGGGAAGGTACGACAAGGCAACAATTCTATCAAAATTTCCAGCTGGCCCGTCAGCAGATGGATCATTTCACGGCAGCGGTGGGTTCGGTCAGCACGGAATTACATACCATTGTCAACCGCTTTACGGAGGCCGATTCTACTCAAGCTTCGTTACAGGCAAGGACGGCCGCCGATCCGATCGATCAAACGCAGGACGTGTTAAACAACACACTTCAAGTGCGGGATAATCTGGAAAAGTGGGGAACTCTTCTTTACAGCTCTGTGGGTGCTTCCTTAGTCTTAACCAAGACGGTACAATTCAGAGTAGATCCGCGAAATCCGTCCCGCGCTAAAATTCATAATGCCCCATGGGTTAAAGGCAAAGGGAACAATACGTTCTTGAAGAACCTGGCAAGAGGCATGAATCGCCAGATTGTGAACCCGGGCTTCATTATGAAAGGCATAAAAGGCTTTGATCGAGTAGCAAGCAAATTCGGCCTTAATTTCGGGTTAGGCTTCAGTCAAGCCAAGAACTTTCCTCAATGGACCAGACAGGTCATTGCCGGTGTCGAAAAGGGCAGGTACGGGATCGCTACCAAGAAAATTCCAGGCATGATCGCCAAAAAGCTCTTCCCGATTAACGCAACCTTTAATGTGATCGGCGAGGCTTCCGGCCTTGTCAGCAAGTACCGCGAGGGCAAGCTTAACGGGGAAGAAGTCGCTGTTGCCGCATCCAACGTTGTGGTAAAAACAGCTGTGACCTATGGCGGGGCCGTCGCAGGCGGAGCCGTTGGTGCGATGATTGGCGGTCCGGTCGGCGCGGCTATCGGTTCCTATGTAGGCGGTACGGTTGGAGCCTTTGTCGGTGATGGCGCAGCTAAAGTCGTCGAAAAGGGAGTTCGCTGGATTAGCGGACTGTTCAAATAA
- a CDS encoding AraC family transcriptional regulator produces MEWLERMNRALDYIELNLAGEIELSEVARRACCSSHQFQRMFSFITNVTLAEYIRRRKLTLAALELQNSGSERVIDIAIKYGYESPVSFARAFQSLHGVTPAMARQAGIALKAYPRLSFLITIKGVDAMNYRIETKESFEVFGMERVFRSEGGGDAPDTPAQFWQQCHATGEVERLASNAGSLPRFLSPDSYKVHGICSYRDTGDDTFPYMLCAFKSETSNTNGYSTVTIPAQTWAIFHSEPIDWDAFGGTIETLYRRFYTEWLPTSGYEQVNGMELEIYGEKAGLHSVELWFPVRKI; encoded by the coding sequence ATGGAGTGGCTTGAGCGGATGAACCGGGCGTTGGATTATATCGAATTGAACTTGGCTGGGGAGATTGAACTGAGTGAAGTTGCGCGCAGAGCTTGTTGTTCATCTCATCAGTTCCAAAGGATGTTCTCCTTCATTACCAATGTAACGCTGGCAGAGTATATTCGGCGCAGAAAGCTTACCCTTGCCGCACTCGAATTGCAAAATAGCGGGTCGGAGAGAGTCATTGATATTGCCATAAAATATGGTTACGAATCCCCGGTTTCTTTCGCACGCGCTTTTCAATCACTTCATGGGGTTACGCCGGCAATGGCTCGCCAAGCCGGAATTGCGCTTAAAGCCTATCCACGCCTCTCCTTCCTGATTACGATCAAAGGAGTAGACGCGATGAATTATCGCATAGAAACGAAGGAATCATTTGAAGTATTTGGCATGGAACGAGTTTTTCGCAGCGAGGGAGGCGGTGATGCACCGGACACACCGGCACAATTCTGGCAACAATGCCACGCCACTGGCGAAGTAGAGAGACTTGCTTCTAATGCCGGCAGCTTGCCCCGTTTTTTGAGCCCGGATTCATACAAAGTACATGGGATATGCAGCTACAGAGATACAGGCGATGATACCTTCCCCTATATGCTGTGTGCCTTTAAGAGTGAAACCAGTAATACGAACGGATATTCTACCGTAACGATTCCAGCCCAAACATGGGCGATCTTCCACTCGGAACCCATCGATTGGGATGCGTTCGGTGGAACTATCGAGACGTTGTATCGACGATTTTATACGGAATGGCTTCCAACGTCAGGTTATGAGCAGGTGAATGGAATGGAGCTGGAAATCTACGGCGAAAAAGCAGGGCTTCATTCCGTTGAACTATGGTTCCCCGTAAGGAAAATCTAA
- a CDS encoding RidA family protein yields the protein MMLRKFNPPGMVSSNIYHHGVEVTSFQRMLFISGQVGVGPDGVPGKDIRQQTELAINNLYKVLADADMDANDIVKSTIYLTDENLLGAFMEAGAGSLPTPPPATTLVMVKALASPDLLVEIEAIAAK from the coding sequence ATGATGTTGAGAAAATTTAATCCTCCAGGAATGGTTTCTTCTAACATCTATCATCATGGAGTTGAGGTAACGTCTTTCCAGCGCATGCTGTTCATCTCAGGTCAAGTAGGTGTAGGTCCGGATGGAGTTCCCGGCAAAGATATTCGGCAACAAACGGAGCTGGCGATCAACAATTTGTATAAAGTTCTTGCCGACGCAGATATGGATGCAAACGATATCGTAAAGTCCACGATCTATTTAACGGATGAAAATCTGCTTGGTGCTTTCATGGAGGCGGGTGCAGGTTCATTGCCTACCCCTCCCCCGGCGACAACGTTAGTAATGGTCAAAGCTCTTGCTTCGCCGGATTTGCTCGTTGAGATCGAAGCCATCGCGGCGAAGTGA
- a CDS encoding TrkH family potassium uptake protein, giving the protein MGSNPTNHQSIPSRFEMFINKQKNNMSPPQLILIVFTILILIGTLLLALPQSSTSGTSVGLLNALFTATSAICVNGLVVVDTGSVYSTLGQVIIMILIQVGGLGFMTFGVMVAIVLGKRIGLKQRLLIQQTTHSTSAQGLVKLSLYMVLISFAFETLGTILLAIRWHELGWGQALYYGLFHSVSAFNNAGFALWSDSLSSFVGDPVVNITIVMLFVIGGLGYIVVVDLFRKRSWRKLSLHSKIVILGTGILFVFGFAAILILESWNPATFGNLNGGERVLAAFFQGMTPRSSGFNTIDISSMLAASQFIIIILMFIGAASGGTGGGIKINTLVVLILATIQTFRGGGQVHAFQRKIAIETVLRALAVVMSSLVAVLVVALLLTVSEGMLEEHFLEVLFEATSAFSTTGLSMGLTSELSPAGKFIVIITMFAGRLGPLTLAYALAQKKRSSKIGYAEDHVLIG; this is encoded by the coding sequence ATGGGCAGTAACCCAACGAACCATCAATCCATCCCCAGCAGATTCGAAATGTTCATCAACAAGCAAAAAAACAATATGAGCCCCCCTCAGCTCATCCTGATCGTATTTACCATCTTAATCTTAATCGGCACCTTGCTCCTTGCGCTTCCTCAGTCTTCTACTAGCGGTACATCCGTAGGGTTGCTGAATGCATTATTTACAGCCACATCCGCAATCTGCGTGAATGGCCTAGTTGTCGTGGATACTGGGAGCGTCTATTCGACTTTAGGTCAAGTCATCATTATGATTCTGATTCAAGTCGGGGGATTGGGCTTTATGACCTTTGGTGTCATGGTAGCCATCGTCTTGGGGAAAAGAATCGGGTTAAAGCAGCGCCTCTTGATCCAGCAAACGACCCACTCCACATCGGCACAGGGACTGGTCAAACTATCCCTGTATATGGTGCTGATCTCATTTGCTTTTGAAACGCTCGGAACAATTCTCCTTGCCATTCGGTGGCATGAGCTCGGCTGGGGACAAGCGCTCTATTATGGGCTTTTTCATTCCGTCTCTGCCTTTAACAACGCCGGTTTTGCCCTGTGGTCAGACAGCCTCTCCTCCTTCGTCGGCGATCCTGTCGTCAACATAACGATTGTTATGCTCTTTGTTATTGGCGGACTCGGGTACATAGTCGTCGTCGATCTCTTCCGCAAGCGCTCCTGGAGGAAGCTGTCCCTTCACTCCAAGATTGTCATTCTTGGAACGGGTATCCTGTTCGTGTTCGGGTTTGCAGCCATTCTCATACTGGAAAGCTGGAATCCGGCTACGTTCGGGAATTTGAACGGAGGCGAGCGGGTGCTCGCAGCATTCTTCCAGGGCATGACTCCAAGAAGCTCCGGGTTTAACACAATTGACATCAGCAGCATGCTGGCGGCTTCCCAGTTTATTATCATCATTCTGATGTTTATCGGAGCAGCCTCAGGCGGAACGGGAGGAGGCATCAAGATCAACACGCTTGTGGTACTCATACTGGCAACCATCCAAACCTTCCGTGGCGGTGGTCAGGTCCATGCCTTCCAGCGCAAAATTGCGATTGAAACGGTTTTGCGGGCACTAGCAGTGGTCATGAGTTCGTTGGTAGCCGTACTTGTGGTTGCCCTCCTGCTCACGGTATCCGAAGGAATGCTGGAGGAGCATTTTCTGGAGGTGCTCTTTGAAGCAACCTCAGCCTTTAGTACAACCGGGTTGTCTATGGGACTTACAAGTGAGCTGTCCCCTGCCGGTAAGTTCATTGTGATTATCACGATGTTTGCTGGGCGACTGGGTCCATTAACGCTCGCTTATGCGCTGGCTCAGAAAAAGCGCTCCTCCAAAATCGGGTATGCAGAAGATCATGTGCTGATCGGATAG
- a CDS encoding histidine kinase produces the protein MIHHEKIMVCVYYGPNGERLIRRGGELARLLQCPLYVMSVIPMAADELDLEQEKFMALWQTICDEYGATFITKPNHNRQKASDIIAETSKQYQITQLIIGQSGQTRWQEITQGSFVNELLNRIGETDLHIVAVQRMDQHIVETHERGIPVTVVSKNGQYLIRKGEDDGEVVAEGLFFKELNTDFETGLLRIKTDRGFNYLKISQGKVVDASFFLSQASPPLGLEKDYGQ, from the coding sequence ATGATACATCACGAGAAAATTATGGTGTGTGTTTATTATGGTCCAAACGGCGAACGACTGATTCGGAGAGGCGGCGAGCTTGCCAGACTTCTGCAATGTCCCCTCTATGTTATGAGCGTCATCCCCATGGCTGCGGATGAACTCGATCTCGAACAAGAGAAGTTTATGGCCCTTTGGCAAACGATCTGTGACGAATATGGCGCTACGTTTATCACCAAGCCTAATCATAACCGTCAAAAAGCTTCGGATATTATCGCCGAAACCTCCAAGCAGTATCAGATAACGCAGCTGATCATCGGACAATCCGGCCAAACACGGTGGCAGGAAATTACACAGGGTTCATTCGTCAATGAGCTGCTTAATCGAATCGGCGAGACGGATTTGCACATCGTTGCTGTACAGCGAATGGATCAACACATCGTGGAGACTCACGAGCGTGGAATTCCGGTTACGGTTGTCAGCAAAAATGGCCAATATCTGATCCGTAAAGGTGAAGACGACGGGGAAGTTGTCGCTGAGGGGCTGTTCTTCAAGGAACTGAACACGGATTTCGAAACCGGCTTGTTACGTATAAAAACGGATCGGGGATTTAACTATTTAAAGATAAGTCAGGGGAAAGTCGTAGACGCTTCGTTTTTCTTAAGTCAAGCATCGCCCCCCCTTGGCCTGGAGAAGGATTATGGGCAGTAA
- a CDS encoding cation:proton antiporter — translation MHHFNEVFVQLLILLAISMGVIAFAKKVNQPYSIALVVVGLLLGLLHIPVLDEAETFITQSNVFQAIIISLFLPILLGDATLKLPFSHLREQSKPVAALAIGGTFLSFLIIALAMYGIMGLPLPVAFTFAALMSATDPISVISIFKSLGVSKKMVTIIEGESLFNDGIAVVLFQISSVYLLSYIEMGWAGIGSGIWLFLQFSLGGIAIGAILGFLFSQLIRFYDDYPLEIAFSMLLFFGSYFIAEHFHVSGVIAVVVSGLIFGSYGSRIGMSETTKMNINSFWDVITLVANSLIFLMIGLEIKHIDFTDKWALIITSILIVLIGRTVAVYTSLSFLRNFPSSWKALLNWGGLKGSLSIALALSLPASFKGRDDILVLTFSVVLFSLLAQGLTIKPLVSKLKLSNPVKETE, via the coding sequence ATGCATCATTTCAATGAGGTCTTCGTTCAATTGTTAATTTTACTTGCGATATCGATGGGGGTTATCGCATTTGCCAAAAAAGTAAACCAACCCTATTCGATTGCACTCGTCGTAGTAGGTTTGCTGCTTGGATTGCTGCATATTCCCGTGCTGGACGAAGCCGAAACCTTTATTACGCAATCAAATGTATTCCAGGCGATCATCATCTCCTTGTTTCTGCCTATCCTTCTTGGAGACGCCACATTAAAGCTTCCTTTCTCACACTTACGGGAACAGAGCAAGCCAGTGGCTGCCCTGGCGATCGGCGGCACCTTCTTGTCTTTCCTTATTATCGCTCTGGCGATGTATGGCATCATGGGACTGCCTTTACCTGTTGCTTTTACCTTTGCAGCGCTTATGAGCGCAACGGACCCGATTAGCGTGATCTCCATCTTCAAATCCCTTGGCGTTTCCAAGAAAATGGTGACCATTATCGAAGGGGAATCGCTTTTTAATGACGGCATCGCCGTCGTGTTATTTCAAATTTCATCGGTATACTTGCTTTCATATATAGAGATGGGCTGGGCAGGCATAGGCAGCGGCATTTGGCTCTTTCTTCAATTTAGCTTGGGCGGGATTGCGATTGGAGCCATCCTCGGCTTTCTGTTCTCGCAGCTCATTCGTTTTTATGACGATTATCCGCTGGAGATTGCCTTTTCGATGCTGCTGTTTTTCGGAAGCTACTTTATTGCCGAGCACTTTCATGTCTCGGGTGTTATCGCCGTCGTCGTAAGCGGCTTGATCTTCGGCAGCTACGGCAGCCGGATCGGAATGTCCGAAACCACGAAGATGAATATCAACTCGTTCTGGGATGTCATTACCCTGGTTGCCAATTCATTGATATTCCTTATGATCGGCCTTGAAATCAAGCATATTGATTTCACGGATAAATGGGCGCTGATTATCACCTCCATCCTTATCGTGCTGATTGGAAGAACGGTCGCTGTTTATACCAGCTTGAGCTTCCTGCGGAATTTTCCGTCATCCTGGAAAGCTCTCCTGAATTGGGGCGGCTTAAAAGGGAGCTTATCGATTGCACTTGCGCTAAGCCTGCCCGCCTCCTTCAAAGGGCGCGACGATATCCTCGTCCTTACATTCAGCGTCGTCCTGTTTTCGCTTCTTGCACAGGGGCTGACGATAAAACCGTTGGTTAGCAAGCTTAAGCTGTCGAATCCCGTCAAGGAGACCGAATAA
- a CDS encoding DUF421 domain-containing protein, with protein MNELWNDLWNEVWKSLALIIFGMLVLRISGRKSISQMTVPTTITMISIGTIIVQPIADENLVLTLTAALVFILVLILVEFMQVRWSRFEKWIKGPAVIVIENGQLQLQNMKKLRLTVDALEMKLRQQGISKRNDVKTATIEPNGLLGYELQDSAKPVTLSQLEDLLSQYFNGAGTRHQGAAPNTPDPEVNLFSEIKVGNEHVNNKRLQ; from the coding sequence ATGAATGAGCTATGGAATGATCTGTGGAATGAGGTATGGAAGTCCCTTGCTTTAATTATTTTTGGAATGCTGGTGCTCCGCATCTCCGGCCGAAAATCAATCTCTCAAATGACCGTACCCACAACCATTACGATGATTTCGATCGGAACGATTATTGTTCAACCGATCGCTGATGAAAACTTAGTTCTGACCCTTACAGCGGCTCTGGTCTTTATTCTGGTTCTCATCCTTGTCGAATTTATGCAAGTGCGTTGGAGCCGGTTTGAGAAGTGGATAAAGGGACCAGCCGTTATCGTTATAGAGAATGGGCAGCTTCAATTGCAGAATATGAAAAAGCTGAGGTTAACCGTAGATGCGCTTGAGATGAAATTGCGGCAGCAGGGGATATCCAAACGAAATGATGTGAAAACGGCTACGATCGAGCCCAACGGGCTGCTTGGTTATGAACTGCAGGACTCCGCAAAGCCGGTAACGCTGTCCCAGCTGGAAGATCTGCTCTCTCAATATTTTAACGGAGCGGGAACAAGACATCAGGGAGCTGCGCCAAACACCCCGGATCCGGAAGTCAATTTGTTTAGTGAAATCAAGGTAGGAAACGAGCACGTAAATAATAAGAGGCTTCAGTAA
- a CDS encoding YybH family protein, producing MGYQQALEAYISATNTHDFDQVAKLLDEGAVYWFSDRSCVTQDEIRAYFEHAWEVISDEVYYAEDVQWIAEDFGTAVCIYTYRYEGYAQGKFTTGSGRATNVFVRNGEGVWKLKHEHLSPLK from the coding sequence ATGGGATACCAGCAAGCGCTGGAAGCATACATATCGGCAACGAACACCCATGATTTCGATCAGGTGGCTAAACTGCTGGACGAGGGTGCGGTTTACTGGTTCTCGGACCGGAGCTGCGTGACGCAGGACGAAATCCGTGCTTACTTCGAGCATGCCTGGGAGGTCATTTCGGACGAGGTTTATTACGCCGAGGACGTGCAGTGGATCGCCGAGGATTTCGGGACGGCGGTCTGTATCTATACCTACCGCTACGAGGGATACGCTCAAGGCAAGTTTACTACCGGCAGCGGAAGAGCGACCAACGTTTTCGTGCGGAACGGGGAAGGAGTCTGGAAGCTGAAGCATGAGCATCTTAGCCCGCTGAAATAG
- a CDS encoding glycosyl hydrolase family 18 protein, whose protein sequence is MKTVMPFMIKKVSKWLAGVLVLLLVLTPLAPAASVYAAEGDLPPPATAPAADLSQEPVTVTNSTYGKSPTSMNDIAANQDPKAPQNLRLVSVSHNMAIFEWDFRPKEDDNNIQVWDADTGKWRAWGNYWTRAVTGLSPETTYRIYITWNEDTKQEHKSSVLEFTTTKDVAEYKEAPLTPPSGLKITGVTEDSVTLGWGSSPGATAYDIYVNGAWAGGTWENTATSSTYSPLEAGQTYKFMVGAQRTVNGALETSANSNTVTITWGELAQPEGLQVVTATRSTVSLGWAPVPGATSYDIYQDGVKIGTSEQNRYTATGLEEGRTYFFKVTGANSLWTSPESEAVTVVPGSNYNNITYYTSWSASTDSNARNLQPDDLDVSKLTHINYAFADICWKKYGSGARACEDPNIPAQNRYVYDGEIIIGDPTFDFQNFKAFESIKAANPHLKLLVSVGGWTWSGNFSNIARTEETRRAFANSAVKFLREHGLDGLDVDWEYPVEGGLETNSRGPEDKENFTLLMKAVREALDAAGSEDGKYYLLTIASGQGDNFTVNADFENSVQYLDFINIMTYDYSGKTDTLGHHNAPLFYDKALPTRSAARNHVLGGLMGHLNGGLPPHKLIAGVPYYGKGWDGCGPNGQYQACMGGSSIGTWESALFDFSHLENDYIDKNGYKRYWNEYAKVPYLYNDQNKVFITYNDKITMMYTASIVKTLDIAGVMSWDISGDRNYTLTNQLVKDLPINGKVNDDALAAPVNLKASGITSNAIQLEWGPVAGASTYEVYVNDAFAGSIEGNNGYTIQDLRPQTNYKIHVLAVDRTGDNIDRVSSASKHINITTSVSSSGGSDSSGGSGGSGGTTSSPPPQLPKQKDQLDAKVVLSGDKAIMTLQGAAAVQAINASDSVSFRIDAADEAKQAEAEIPHEVIAAIAKKGADASLSIHVNGTEYRIPAALISVSGPVKVSITSPSEADLKGAEALLAGKVALNTPLLFKLEQIHVDKTATELKHYGKLYVSEYITIDAKAMNTKRAAGVVYIPGLNELRSVPTLFKANADGTVTVEIKKTGNGIYVLAQQDMKFKDAIPAWAVEDAAQAAAKWIVSGENGDIFDAHKSMTRAEIVAIIVRALGLLPDESYANFADVDPKSAYAGELAAAKAAGLVKGRTGDAFDPNSPISREELAVILGNVLTYAGMDKEAGSSVLNGFKDRSAVSSYAKSAVALVVKHKIMNGVSTTTFDPKSNVNKAQTVVTVVRTLRVLGLLN, encoded by the coding sequence GTGAAAACGGTCATGCCATTCATGATCAAAAAGGTTTCGAAATGGCTCGCCGGGGTGCTTGTCCTGCTCCTTGTTCTTACTCCGCTTGCCCCTGCTGCGTCAGTATATGCTGCGGAGGGTGATCTTCCCCCTCCGGCAACGGCTCCGGCTGCGGATTTGTCACAGGAACCCGTCACGGTAACTAATTCAACGTACGGCAAGAGTCCGACCTCCATGAACGATATAGCAGCTAACCAGGATCCGAAAGCCCCGCAAAATTTAAGATTGGTCAGCGTCTCTCATAATATGGCGATCTTCGAATGGGATTTCAGACCTAAAGAGGATGATAACAATATTCAGGTGTGGGATGCCGATACAGGCAAATGGCGGGCTTGGGGGAACTATTGGACCCGGGCCGTGACCGGCTTATCTCCTGAAACCACCTACCGCATCTATATTACTTGGAATGAAGATACGAAACAGGAGCATAAGAGCAGTGTGCTGGAGTTCACGACAACGAAGGATGTGGCCGAGTATAAAGAAGCTCCCTTAACGCCGCCAAGCGGTCTTAAAATTACGGGCGTAACGGAAGACTCCGTAACGCTGGGCTGGGGCTCGAGTCCGGGGGCTACCGCCTACGACATTTACGTCAATGGGGCATGGGCAGGGGGAACCTGGGAGAATACCGCAACCTCATCGACCTACTCCCCTCTTGAAGCGGGGCAGACATATAAATTTATGGTTGGGGCGCAGCGAACGGTGAATGGCGCGCTTGAGACGTCTGCGAACAGCAATACCGTTACGATCACATGGGGCGAGCTGGCTCAGCCTGAGGGGCTGCAAGTTGTAACGGCGACGCGCTCGACGGTATCGCTGGGCTGGGCTCCGGTTCCTGGCGCCACAAGCTATGATATTTACCAAGATGGCGTAAAGATCGGCACCAGCGAGCAGAATCGGTATACGGCGACGGGGCTCGAGGAAGGAAGGACCTATTTCTTCAAGGTGACGGGTGCAAACAGCCTGTGGACCTCCCCTGAGAGCGAAGCGGTGACCGTCGTTCCTGGCAGCAATTATAACAATATTACGTATTACACGTCGTGGTCGGCGAGTACCGACTCCAATGCCCGCAACCTGCAGCCTGACGATTTGGACGTATCCAAGCTGACGCATATCAACTATGCTTTTGCCGATATCTGCTGGAAGAAGTATGGAAGCGGCGCACGAGCCTGCGAAGATCCTAACATTCCGGCACAGAACCGGTACGTGTATGATGGAGAAATCATCATCGGAGACCCGACCTTTGATTTTCAGAACTTCAAGGCATTTGAATCGATTAAAGCAGCGAATCCGCATTTGAAGCTGTTGGTGTCGGTCGGAGGCTGGACGTGGTCCGGCAATTTCTCGAACATCGCACGGACGGAGGAGACGCGCAGGGCATTCGCGAACTCGGCGGTTAAATTCCTGCGGGAGCACGGTCTTGACGGCCTGGACGTCGATTGGGAATATCCGGTGGAGGGCGGTTTGGAGACCAATTCCCGGGGTCCTGAGGATAAAGAAAACTTCACGCTGCTCATGAAGGCAGTCCGTGAGGCGTTGGATGCAGCAGGCAGTGAAGACGGAAAGTACTATCTGCTGACGATCGCGTCGGGTCAAGGCGACAATTTCACGGTGAACGCCGATTTTGAGAATTCCGTGCAGTATCTTGATTTTATTAATATCATGACTTACGACTACAGCGGAAAGACCGATACATTAGGACACCATAATGCACCGCTTTTCTATGATAAGGCCCTGCCAACCCGGTCGGCGGCAAGAAATCATGTGCTCGGCGGACTGATGGGGCATTTGAACGGCGGCTTGCCTCCGCATAAATTGATTGCCGGCGTTCCTTACTATGGCAAGGGCTGGGACGGATGCGGACCGAATGGGCAGTACCAGGCTTGCATGGGGGGCTCAAGCATCGGAACATGGGAGAGTGCCCTGTTCGACTTCAGCCATCTTGAGAACGATTATATCGACAAGAACGGTTATAAGCGATATTGGAACGAGTATGCGAAAGTGCCTTATCTCTATAACGATCAGAACAAGGTATTCATCACGTACAATGACAAAATTACGATGATGTACACCGCATCCATCGTCAAAACGCTTGATATCGCCGGCGTCATGAGCTGGGATATTAGCGGGGACCGGAACTATACGCTGACGAACCAGCTTGTCAAAGACCTGCCGATTAACGGCAAGGTAAATGATGATGCACTTGCTGCACCGGTTAACCTGAAAGCATCCGGTATTACATCCAATGCGATTCAGCTTGAATGGGGTCCGGTGGCGGGCGCGTCCACCTATGAGGTGTATGTGAACGATGCGTTTGCCGGATCGATCGAAGGCAATAATGGGTACACCATTCAAGACCTTCGGCCGCAGACGAATTACAAGATTCATGTGCTGGCCGTGGACCGTACAGGCGACAACATTGACAGAGTCTCAAGTGCATCCAAACACATCAATATCACAACCTCCGTCAGCAGCTCGGGCGGATCGGATAGCTCCGGCGGATCCGGTGGGTCAGGAGGCACAACCTCATCGCCTCCACCTCAGCTGCCTAAACAAAAGGATCAGCTGGATGCAAAGGTGGTTCTGTCGGGAGATAAGGCCATCATGACGCTTCAGGGGGCTGCAGCAGTACAGGCCATTAACGCCTCCGATTCCGTAAGCTTCCGGATAGACGCCGCCGACGAAGCGAAGCAGGCAGAGGCAGAAATACCGCATGAGGTCATCGCAGCCATTGCGAAAAAGGGAGCGGATGCCAGCCTGTCGATCCATGTAAATGGAACCGAGTACCGAATTCCGGCTGCGTTGATTTCGGTTTCCGGCCCGGTGAAGGTATCGATTACATCTCCTTCCGAGGCAGACCTCAAAGGAGCCGAAGCGCTTCTGGCGGGGAAAGTGGCGCTGAATACACCTCTTTTGTTCAAGCTGGAGCAGATCCATGTCGATAAAACAGCAACGGAGCTTAAACACTACGGAAAGCTATACGTTAGTGAATATATCACGATCGATGCCAAAGCGATGAACACGAAGCGAGCCGCCGGCGTCGTGTATATTCCGGGGCTGAACGAGCTGCGCTCGGTGCCGACGCTGTTTAAGGCGAACGCCGACGGGACGGTGACCGTGGAGATTAAGAAAACCGGCAATGGCATTTACGTGCTCGCACAGCAGGATATGAAGTTCAAGGATGCGATCCCGGCCTGGGCTGTGGAGGATGCAGCACAGGCAGCGGCGAAATGGATCGTATCCGGGGAAAATGGCGATATCTTCGATGCCCATAAGTCCATGACCCGGGCTGAAATTGTCGCGATAATCGTCCGCGCTCTCGGCCTCTTGCCGGATGAAAGCTACGCAAATTTCGCAGATGTCGATCCTAAGTCCGCCTATGCCGGAGAACTTGCTGCAGCTAAAGCAGCGGGACTGGTAAAGGGAAGAACAGGGGATGCCTTTGATCCGAACAGTCCGATCTCCCGCGAGGAGCTCGCCGTTATCCTGGGCAACGTGCTGACCTATGCCGGCATGGACAAGGAAGCTGGAAGTTCTGTGCTCAATGGCTTCAAAGATCGATCCGCAGTTTCTTCCTATGCGAAGTCAGCCGTTGCCTTGGTCGTCAAGCATAAGATCATGAATGGCGTATCCACAACGACATTTGATCCGAAATCCAATGTGAACAAGGCACAGACGGTGGTTACCGTGGTGAGGACGCTTCGCGTACTTGGATTACTGAACTAG
- a CDS encoding VOC family protein, which yields MALKCDNIFVNLPVKDLDRTKDFFTKIGFEFNPQFTDKNAACLMIGDNIFAMLLVEDYFKTFTKKDLSNAAKTTEVILALSAESKEQVDEIVNNALAAGGSPSNDPVDHGFMYSWSFQDPDGHLWEVLYMDPSNVQ from the coding sequence ATGGCGCTGAAATGTGATAATATCTTTGTTAACCTGCCGGTCAAGGACTTGGACAGAACGAAGGACTTCTTTACGAAGATCGGCTTTGAATTCAATCCGCAATTTACGGACAAGAACGCTGCCTGCCTGATGATCGGCGACAATATCTTTGCGATGCTGCTGGTGGAGGACTATTTCAAAACCTTTACCAAAAAAGATCTGTCCAACGCTGCTAAGACGACCGAGGTGATCTTGGCATTGTCGGCCGAGAGCAAGGAGCAGGTTGATGAAATCGTCAACAATGCGCTGGCTGCAGGAGGATCGCCTTCCAATGATCCGGTGGATCATGGCTTTATGTACAGCTGGAGCTTCCAGGATCCGGACGGTCATTTGTGGGAAGTATTGTACATGGATCCTAGCAACGTTCAATAA